In Pirellulaceae bacterium, the sequence CTTCAACGAACGGTGGAACTTTTCTGCTTTGTGCTGCCGGGTGCATGGTTGACCGTTGCAGATCCGGTCGTTGTCCACGATGGAAAACCGATTCGCCATGATCGAAATTTATCCGCGCCCTAGATGGCCGTAGTCTTGATGAACTGTTTGTGACACAGGTTGTGTTTATTCCGCAGGTTGATCAGCGGCGACCAAATCTGCGCGGAGCAAATCAAATGAAAATAACAACCCCCAAGAGGGTGGAGCGGTCGCGGAAATCTTTGGCTAGAGAAAGGGAAATATTTACTTGGCGAGTGTCACAGAGTCTCAAAATCAAAGTCAAGCACTTTGCGTTATCGAGCCACTTTGATGATTCGCAAATCGCCTCTGCCAAATGGTTTGTTACTTTGTTCCGTTGCTCGGTCTAGCATCTTTTGGTTGCCAGAGACTTCTGGTCCGCAAACTTACTGCAATCGTTTTTTCTTGCGCCCCTTGCCTTCGTTCTTGGCTTCGCTAAACTCGTCCGCTCGAGTGATCAGCTTTGTTTGGTCAGATCACATGGAACAGGAATAGGTTTTTGCAGAGGAAGTCGTGATGAAGAGGATTTGTAGTGCATGTTTCTTGACGGGATTACTGGTGTGGATGTCACAAACGGGCTTTGCTGCCGATCTTGAACTCTTAGAGGTCGAGCGGCAGATCATCGCTCACACCAACGCCCAACGTTCTCGTCATGGGTTGCCATCGTTAGTGACTGATCCGTCTTTGATGAAGTCAGCGCGAAGCCACACGGCTTGGATGGCCCGCAGAACTTCGTTGCAGCACACCTCCGCTCCCGTCGGTGAGAACATTGCCTTTGGGCAACACACTCCCACGGAAACGGTCCAAGATTGGATGAATTCTTCGGGGCATCGGGCCAACATTCTTTCGGGAGGCTACAGTCGGATTGGTGCGGCTGCCTATCGAGGTTCAAATGGGCGCGTCTACTGGTGCCAACAGTTTTTGCGCTAAGCCGCACATGCCTTTAGTTTCGTGATGTAAGCGAACCGTATCGACGCTCTGGTCGGTACGGTTTTTTCGTTGGATGTCTCGGGATTTATCGAGGTTTCCCTGATTTTTCTTATTTCGGCATCTGCGATTGGCGGGGGCTCGTCCCAACACAAACGCGAAATCTTGGGTGGGGAAATGGCGGACGAGGGGGCGTAGACTCCACGGCATGGATCGTCTTCGACGATTATGCGACAATCGGAAGTCGGTCGCGACTTATCTTTGAAAAGTTAGAGCATGTCTGACGAATCCTCATCCAACGACTTGGAACTAGAAAAGTTTCGTGCCTATTTGCGAGTGCTGGCACGCATGCAACTGAATCCTCGTTTAGCGCGTAAAGTAGACGCGTCGGATTTGGTTCAGCAAACGATGCTGCAGGCCCATCGTGCGATCGATCAATTTCGTGGCGATTCTCCCGCTGCCATGGCGGCTTGGCTTCGACAGATCCTAGCTCGGAATCTGGCGCATACGGCCCGAGACTTCACTCGCGAGAAGCGTGATATCAATCGTGAAAGATCGCTCGAGGCGGGTTTGGACAATTCTTCCTTGTGTCTGGAACGCTGGCTTGCCAGCGACGAATCGACACCCAGTGTAAAAGTTGCCCGATCGGAAAGTTTGTTGGAGCTTGCTCAGGCCGTTGAGTCGTTACCCGATCCTCAGCAAGAGGCGGTGATTTTGCATTACTTTCAGCACAAAACATTGAAGGAAATTGGCGATCAATTGGAGCGAAGCCCGGCGGCAGTTGCCGGATTATTACACCGGGGTTTAAAGAAACTGCGGGAGCATCTGCAGTTTGCAGCGGAGTGATCACAGCGGGTGTTCTATTAGAGTCATGAAATCAGCAGGTACGGGCGACTCCAGTAATCAACAGCTGAATGCGATACTTGCCGACTATTTGCTGGCATTGGAGAGCAAGGAACAGCCTGATCGCGAGCAATTGCTCAAGAGCTATCCGGAGTTTGCTGACCTGCTTCGCGACTTTTTTCACGATCACGACAAAATGATGGCGCGCGGGAGTGAGGTGATACAAGAGGAGGCGATGTCGCAACGACTTCATCGTCGCACCTCTTCCGCGAATTCGGCTATGTCGAGGGAATCTGCGGAAACGGATTTCATGAAAATATTTGCCGAGTTTGGTGAGTATCAGTTGCTGGATGAGATCGATCGCGGGGGTATGGGGGTTATCTATCGAGCGCGCCAGTCCTCATTAGACCGGATTGTGGCCTTGAAGATGATCAAATCAGGTCAGTTCGCTACGGCGGAGGAGATTGCGAGATTTCATTTGGAAGCGGAGGCAGCAGCCAGTCTTGATCACGCTGCCATCGTATCAATTTACGAAGTGGGTGAGCGTCAGGGGATTCATTTTTTCTCGATGCAGTATGTCGAGGGTTGCACGCTTGCGTCTCGGCTTGCAGAAGGTCCGATGGAACCCTGCGATGCGGCTTGTTTAATATTGAAGATTGCTCAGGCGGTAGCTTATGCACACTCGAAGGACATTGTTCATCGGGATCTCAAACCAGCAAATGTTCTGCTCGACAATGAGGGAGATCCCCACCTGACTGATTTTGGTTTGGCCAAACGAATGACTGAAGACAATCAGTTAACGATGACCGGGCAGATCTTGGGTACTCCTGCTTTTATGGCGCCTGAGCAAGCCTCGGCGCGGGTGGGCGACCTGGCACCATTGGTCGACGTTTATGCGATTGGAGCTCTGTTGTACACGACGCTCACAGGAAAGCAGCCCTTCGAGGCCGAAAATGAAATTGATCTGTTACTCAAGTTGCTTGATCAGGATCCAGTACCACCGACCAAAGTCAATCGGCGAATTCCAAAATCACTCGAAATGATTTGTCTGCAATGCATGGAGAAAAACCCCGAACGTCGTTATTCTTCTGTGGCTGCGGTAACCCAAGATCTTCAAAGTTTCTTGCGTGAAGAACCGTTGCAGAAACGTTCGGATGATTTGGCCCAATCAATCCGGCGCTGGTGGCGTAGAGAGCCGGTCTTGGTAACGCATGCGACTGCGATCTTAGGTTTCCTATCAATCTTGCAGCTCTATTACGTTTTTCAAGGAGGGGATCTTAACTTTCATCTCAAGCACGAGTTGACTTTTTTTGCATGGTTCCTGCTCTGTTTTGGTTTGCAAAAGATGCTGAATCATCCTAAGTGGGCAAACTGCACGCAGTACCTTTGGGCCTCGGTCGACCTTTTTATGCTGACGCTTATTCTGGTGATGGCTCATCCGCCGATTGGCGCTTTGCTGATCGGTTACCCGGTTTTGATTTCCGCGTCTGGGTTATTTGCCCGTGCGAGGCTGGTCGCATTTACGACAGTCATCTCGATCATCGCTTATTCCGCGCTGATGGGGTTACGGTCGATTCAGACCGTTGGAGTCCACTACCACCTGTTCCACGCATTGGGATTAGCAGTTGTCGGCTTCATTGTCAGCACCCAAGTAAGACGGATTCGCGCCTTGAGTCGCTTTTACGGTGTATCGAGTTCGATGATTACGCCGAAATCATTCGATTGAACCTCAATGTCTAGCGATTTGTTTGGATTGTCTTGATTTCCTCATCGAAGACGTGGGATACTCCTTTCGGTGTGGTTGGAAATATTCGCCAACTGCGCGCAATGATCAGTCTTGCAGAGGCTCTCTAGTGGTAGAGGCTGATCAGATAGCCTTCGATTACTTCCTGCCCCCATCACAGTTCGGTGAACTGCCATGGATGTATTGATTTTTCTTCTTCTGTTAGCTGTCGCTGTCGTGATTTTCGCCGTATTTGTCGTGTTAGCGGCTAATATAGGCTCGCGAAAACGATCTCGAGCAGCGAATCGCGTCACCTGTTCGGTTTGCCAGAAGGCAATGTCAGTCGAAGGGGTTTGCCAGCAATGTGGTCGAGTCAATGATGGGGCGAGTGCAAGCCAAGTGACGCGGTGGATGCTGAAAGAGTTATTGCATCATCAGCAAATTGATTCTCAGACCTACGACCAGCTACTGACGGCTTTGCAGGAACGAACCGCAAAGATGTCAATAAATCTGGATTCCTCGCCGGACGTGAGTGCGCGAGAGAATCCGGCCACATCTGAGTCAGACACAACGGTGCCGGTTGTCGCAGAACTGGTTGAGGGCGGTGAGCAAGACAGGCACGAGACGGATTCGTCACCAATCGCCCCGATTGAATCGGCAAATGTCACTTCATCCCAGCAACCCATCGACTTTCACGGAACCGAACCCCCGACGGAAGTAACGGAACCCGCTTCGTCAATTCAGGAACGCGTGGCCGCCTACGCGCAAAATCGATCGGAGGCTGACGCAAGTCACGACCAACCTGGAATTGAACAAAAACCCGATCGCCAGCCATGGAGCGTGTGGTTTTCCGCGTTTATGGAAGAAAAGAATATTCGCTGGGGAGAACTGGTTGGTGGGCTTCTGATTGTTTCCGGCACTGTTGCTCTCGTGATTAGTTTTTGGTCAGCAATCGCGGAACGCCCTTTGCTTAAATTTGGCGTGTTGAATGGAGTCACTGCGGCACTTTTTGGCGTAGGGATCCACGCAGCGCGTCGTTGGAGGTTACCGACAACTAGCCAGGGTATCTTGATTACATCCATGTTGCTGGTGCCACTAAATTTTTTGGCGATCGCGGCCTTCACGGATGCATCGCAAACGCTCAATTTGGTGACAGTTGCTGGGGAGTCTTTGTCAACGCTTTTGCTGGCCACATTGGTTTTGCTGGCCGCGCGCATTGTGACTCCCCGTTGGCCGATTCTCTTGTTGATCGGCATCATGGTCCCGTCGGTCACTCAATTGTTCATTCGAAGACACATCAGTGAATCCTGTTCGCTTTGGGTGTTGTATGGTTTATCGACTATATGTTTGTTGCCGTTTGCCTGTTTGAACTTTGCCGTGGCACGTCGTTTTCAACACAAAGCGAGCGTCCCCGAGCGCCGGGCGAATGAGTTATTGAAGCATCTAGGGCTGCTCGCTTTTCCTGTAATCACAGCTGCTGGATTATTCCTTGTGAAAGCAGGGCAACTCGGATCGACACTTGAGCAATTATCGCCATTGTCGATCGTTGCGTCGTTCCCTTTCCTTGCAGTCGGATTGACTTTAGCAAGACATCCCGGCAGCAGAAATCCAGCGATGCAACTTGTGGGCCGTACTCTGCTGGTTGCTGCTCTGATGGTGTTTGTTGCCGGGGCGGTGTTAGCTTGGCCTCAACCGGGGCTAATGATCTGTCTTTCAGTGATTGGTTTCCTTGCGATGGTGTATCTGGCGATTGATCTCCGGCTACCGGATTGCCATTTGGTCGCAGCAGTATTCTTCGTAACAGCAGCCGTTCTGCTGAGCTTTTGCACGACGGGAAGGCTTAGCTGGACGGTAGCTGGACCGACAGAAACGATCAATCAATTGTGGTCAGCGGAGACTGGCCATTTTCTCAATGGGATCGCCTTGTTGGGTGTTCTGGCCAGCGGCCTGATTGCCAAATTTGGTGGTCAAGCCACCGCCCTCCGGTACGGTATCGTGAGTGTTGGCTCTGCGGTCATTAGTATTGCGATCCTGCTGGTTTTCGGTTTAGGGCAGCAAGGAGATCCGGAGCATCTGACGTGGTTAATTGGCTTTTATACGCTTGCCTTGTTTGCGGCGGGTCTGTTTTTTCGTCAAGCAGGGGCGATTGTGGGCGGCGGCGCTCTGTTGTTAATCGTTCTTTATCAGGGTTTTTATTGCGGTGGTTTTCCCGGCACGCACCAACAGCCCGCCTTGTTGACGCTTATGTCGCATGCGTCGGTGATGGTTCTTGTCGGAGGTCTGGCCAATTGGAGGCTTGCGGGATCCGTCCCGGTGACAACCCGGACTTATGCTTCCATCTGGGCGGTGACGAGTTCGTCAGTAGCTGCGATTCTGTTGGGGAGCTGGCTGTTCGGATACCTCGTTAAACCAGAAACCCCGCCGATGCCGGGCTACTGGTATTGGTTGGCAATCGTCTACTTGATACTTGCCGGTCTCGAGCAGGTTGGAAAGCTGTTTGTCGTCTTTCAAACTGCTTTTGCGATTGGCTGTATGGTCGTGATTAACGGCTATTTGACGGATCAACTTTGGTACGGCACGCTTTCCCATGGTTGGTTGCATCCTAGCAGCTTGCAGTGGCAGGCGATCTTTTTGGCCGCTTATGGTTTGGGTTGGATCGTTTTGCGAATTAAGCTTCGTGCCAGCGAAGGGGAATCAATAGCTGATTGGCGTGCAACCCTGGCAGCATCGCTGAAGCCGTCGCTCCTGTCGTTTGACGGTTGTGCTATTGGTTTTTCAACTGCCATCCTGCTGATGTTGACCCTTTATGGTGTGGTGCCGGGGGCAGCGCAAGAGCTCACTCCCCGACTTGCTGGATCCGAGCGGATAGTTCCAGATTTTCGGACGTATGAATTGGCCAGTATCCCGCATCATGCGGTTCAGGTGTGGCCCACATGGGTCCTGCTTGCTGTTTTGATTTCTACTCGGTTTGGGGATTTTGTTGACCGTCGCCGTTTGGGAAACCTCGTTATCGGTTTGATCGTACTGACATCGACAATTCCTTTGTTAATCGCCCCTCATTGGGAGGCATCGGTAGCTGTTGCCTCGGCGCTGCGTTGGTGCTCTTCGACCTATTTTCTCGTGGGAAGCATGCTGCTGTGTGCTTGGCAACCCATCATGAAATGGGCAAGTCGCCATCGGCGATGCCAGCCTACTGACTTGCCGCGTTTGCAGTGGTACGCATTAGGTTGCATGGCCTTACTCTCGACCGTGCCTGTCTTTGCCATGGCGGTGTTTGCGGCGATTTCCGCTGTGATTTTACGGCCGCCAGATGAAACTCAAACCAACTGGTTACTGGGAACAACCGCATTGTTTTTGATTGTTATCGGTGTGAGTTGGACGATCCAGCGAATCAAGACCGAATTGGATTCGTTGCAGAGCATCCTCGGCAGTCTGGCCGTGATTTCGATCATGCCTCTCACCGCAATCACATTGTTTGTCGTGGGTCAGGCGTTTGGGGAACACCCGATTTTGGGGCCGGATCCTAATTCTTTTTTTGCGAGTATCGGGTTAGCTGCGTCGTATGCGATTCCGCTATCGATGATGAGTGTGGCTTTGATTGGTCTTGCCATCAGTTTTCGATCCGGAACGATCGCTCTCACCGCTGGCTTGCTTCTGAACTTTTCCGCAACAGCCGCCTACCTCTTGGCGGGTGCGAAGAGTGGATTCGATCTGGTTCAGTGGTTGCGGATTGCTCAATTAAACTCAATCGTCGCATCGACCTATGGTTTCGGTTGGCTTGCTCTCGGTCACGTTGGATTGAGAGATCAATCGAAACGGCAGCTTTGGTATCAGACTCAGGTTGGGTTGGGGGTTGGATTCATCTTGATTCCCTTGGTCCTGATGATTGCCCGGTTGGCGTTAGCGCCAACCGAGGGCGTTGCCCTTGAACTCGCCGCTGGATGGTGGGGCTGGACAGCTCTTGTGTTGGCAATCGGCCTCGTGTTCAGCTACGTCCGTGTCGCTTGTGGCGAAATTCCCGTCAAGGTGATACTGGCCGCCACTTTTTGTGTTGGGGCGATGGGGGCCCTCGCAAGCCATCAGTACGACCCGGTGAGATTGGTAAGTTGTTGGCGCGCATTTCATGTGTTGCAGCTGATGGCCATGGTATGGGGTGGACTTTGCTGCACCATTGATTTGGTAGGAAACAGTAAATCCAATGGTCGATTGAAGGGCGAGTTATCGGTATGGCTGGTGACGGTTGCCGGCGTGCTTACCTACTTAGGGATTCGTAGTTCATTCGGGGATCCTGCCAGCCCGTGGTGGTCAGTGGTCGTTTGGCTGTTCGCCTCTGCCATGTTTATCATCCAAGCAAAAAAAACACAGCAACATCGATTCGCCTACTTGGCTGCTTTGCTGTTGAACGCGACAGTTTCTCTTTGGTGGATCGAGGTTGGGTACAAATTGACGGGCGGAAGCGGTCGGGAACAGCTGGTCGAATTTTTGTTTGTGAATGCGTGCGCGGCCGCTCTTCCCGTCATGTTGTGGGTTTTTATCTTTCACAGGTCAGCGAAGGTGGAGCGTAAGGCGCCAACGGTTCAGGCGATTGGCCTGTTTTTCAGTATCTTGCTCTATGCGTTGGGCGTATTTATCGGATTGTGTGCGGACGCAGTCCAATCACCGCTCAATCTGAATCCCTGGCCGGTTGGAGCCGGACTTGTCGCGGTGGTCATCGCAAGCCTTGCCAGCCTGTGGCGACCGAAAAATCAGTTCGCCATTGTCTGCTGTTATGTGGCTGGGCTTTTGGTGATGGCGACCCTGTTGGATTCATTCGATCAGCATCTCAATCCAATGATCTGGAGCGGAACATTGTTGTTGGCTGCCTATGCCTTTTTGACAAGCTACCTTTGGAGTCGTCGTGGGGGCATCAAAAAAGTTGCCGAACAAATGCGGATTCCTCGGCCCGCAGGAGTTGGGGCGAAAACTCAGGCTTGGCTCATTCCTTGTAATGGAATCCTAGCTGTGATTGTTTGTTCGTTAGCGGTCTGGACACAATTTACTTGTGAAGTCCCCAGTTTGCGTTTGGCAACGAGTCAAGCGATTGGTGCGATTGCTTTTGCGTTGGGAATGCTGGCACGAGGTAAACGTGAGACCGAATTGCGTTACTCGTCTCTTTGGTTCGGGGTCATTTCACTTATCGCATTTGGTTGGTCTTGGATCGATCCTCAGGGACCGTCAGCAACGTTGCTGAATCGTGCGGTTGTGTTCGCCAGTGGGATCATGGTAATGGCCGTTTTCTACGGAATCGGATTTGCCAAAATTATTCGGCGAGAGAACGATTGGACGGCGGCCGCTCGGCGACTGGTGCCGCTCCTCTTGGGAATTGGCGTGGCATCGATTGGTGGCATCTTGGGCTGTGAGGTCTGGTACTATGCGAAGACCGGGGTCACCGACATGGGGATGCCAGCCATTTTGGCGGTAGCAGCAGCTTTAATAATCGCACTAGTCGCTTGTCTCATCGCCGCGGTTGTTCCGGGCCGTGATCCACTGGGGCTACCCGCCCAACGCCGCACCATCTATGTGTATGGGGCGGAGGCGATGATTGCTTTACTGTTCCTGCATTTTCGTGTCACCGTGCCGACACTTTTCAGCGGATTCTTCCAGGAATATTGGACGTTTGTCGTGATGGGGATCGCTTTCGGCGGTGTGGGTCTGGGCGAATGGTTTCGGCGTTGTGGTCAGACCGTGTTGTCCCAACCGCTCGAGAAGACCGGCGCACTTTTGCCCATTTTACCCGTGATCGGATTTTGGGTTACCGATCAATCGGCCGATTACTCAGTGTTGATGTTGATTGTAGGTGTATCGTATGCCTTGCTTGCGGTGATGCGTAAGTCATTTGGCTTTGGGATCGTGGCTGCCCTCGCGGCAAATGGCGGCCTCTGGTATTTCCTGCAGAACACGATGCGGATCCAATTCTTGTTGCACCCGCAGCTCTGGTTGATTCCCGGTGCTGTTTGTGTTTTGATTGCCGCCTACATCAGTCGAAAGCAACTGACTCATGCTCAAATGTCGACCATTCGTTACCTGGCTTCGGCCGTGATCTATTCTTCTTCGACGGCTGATATTTTCATCAATGGTGTTGGCAAAGCACCTTGGTTGCCGGTGATTCTGGCGAGTCTTTCAATTGCTGGCATTCTTGCCGGGATCATGATGCGAGTGAGAGCTTTCCTGTT encodes:
- a CDS encoding CAP domain-containing protein, giving the protein MKRICSACFLTGLLVWMSQTGFAADLELLEVERQIIAHTNAQRSRHGLPSLVTDPSLMKSARSHTAWMARRTSLQHTSAPVGENIAFGQHTPTETVQDWMNSSGHRANILSGGYSRIGAAAYRGSNGRVYWCQQFLR
- a CDS encoding sigma-70 family RNA polymerase sigma factor, encoding MSDESSSNDLELEKFRAYLRVLARMQLNPRLARKVDASDLVQQTMLQAHRAIDQFRGDSPAAMAAWLRQILARNLAHTARDFTREKRDINRERSLEAGLDNSSLCLERWLASDESTPSVKVARSESLLELAQAVESLPDPQQEAVILHYFQHKTLKEIGDQLERSPAAVAGLLHRGLKKLREHLQFAAE
- a CDS encoding protein kinase encodes the protein MKSAGTGDSSNQQLNAILADYLLALESKEQPDREQLLKSYPEFADLLRDFFHDHDKMMARGSEVIQEEAMSQRLHRRTSSANSAMSRESAETDFMKIFAEFGEYQLLDEIDRGGMGVIYRARQSSLDRIVALKMIKSGQFATAEEIARFHLEAEAAASLDHAAIVSIYEVGERQGIHFFSMQYVEGCTLASRLAEGPMEPCDAACLILKIAQAVAYAHSKDIVHRDLKPANVLLDNEGDPHLTDFGLAKRMTEDNQLTMTGQILGTPAFMAPEQASARVGDLAPLVDVYAIGALLYTTLTGKQPFEAENEIDLLLKLLDQDPVPPTKVNRRIPKSLEMICLQCMEKNPERRYSSVAAVTQDLQSFLREEPLQKRSDDLAQSIRRWWRREPVLVTHATAILGFLSILQLYYVFQGGDLNFHLKHELTFFAWFLLCFGLQKMLNHPKWANCTQYLWASVDLFMLTLILVMAHPPIGALLIGYPVLISASGLFARARLVAFTTVISIIAYSALMGLRSIQTVGVHYHLFHALGLAVVGFIVSTQVRRIRALSRFYGVSSSMITPKSFD